The Bradyrhizobium betae genomic interval CGCGGCCCCTCACCTCGGCTGGAATGATGTTCATGCCGGGCGAGCCGATGAAATAGCCTACAAATGTGTGCGCCGGCTTGTCGAACAGCTCGGCCGGTGTGCCGCTCTGCACGACGCGGCCGTCATGCATGACGACGACGGTGTCGGCGAAGGTCAGCGCCTCGGTCTGGTCGTGGGTGACGTAGATCATCGTCAGGTCGAGCTCGCGATGCAGCGCCTTCAGCTTGGAGCGCAGCTGCCATTTCAGCTCGGGATCGATCACCGTCAGCGGCTCGTCGAACAGCACGGCGGCGACGTCTGATCGGACCAGGCCGCGGCCGAGCGAGATCTTCTGCTTGGCGTCGGCGGTGAGCCGCGTCGCCTTGCGGTTCAGATAGGGTTCGAGATCGAGCAGGCGGGCGATCTCGGCGACGCGCTTGTCGATCTCGGCCTTCGGCACGCCGCGATTCTTCAGAGGAAACGCCAGGTTCTGCCCCACCGTCATGGTGTCGTAGATCACCGGGAACTGGAACACCTGGGCGATGTTGCGCTTCTGGGTTGACAGCGGTGTGATGTCCACACCGTCGAACAGGATTTTTCCCCGCGACGGCGTGATGATGCC includes:
- a CDS encoding ABC transporter ATP-binding protein, translating into MARIDLVDLAHSYAGNDAPQDSFALKPVTMTWRQGGAYALLGPSGCGKTTLLNVISGIITPSRGKILFDGVDITPLSTQKRNIAQVFQFPVIYDTMTVGQNLAFPLKNRGVPKAEIDKRVAEIARLLDLEPYLNRKATRLTADAKQKISLGRGLVRSDVAAVLFDEPLTVIDPELKWQLRSKLKALHRELDLTMIYVTHDQTEALTFADTVVVMHDGRVVQSGTPAELFDKPAHTFVGYFIGSPGMNIIPAEVRGREARVGGHVIALGRSYDKLPAGAKIEIGVRPEFVDAVAPAPGLLSAKIERIDDLGRIRFARTRLGDAKLAARAPAGFTSSDGTAGLKFDPSHIHVYADSLLVEGAA